A part of Haliotis asinina isolate JCU_RB_2024 chromosome 10, JCU_Hal_asi_v2, whole genome shotgun sequence genomic DNA contains:
- the LOC137298035 gene encoding F-box only protein 38-like — protein MTSFKMAMEYTCNSSNLIEKHEKMTLSDLLNCFSEMRQRDEIAAEMEREKSQAFPSSSDFFNHLSLEIICHVLNYLPLRDVLKMEQQCKKIQKAVSMHLKVRKSIDFTEGEIYGWIPASLNDSMLAKLISRCVELVSIYGFHSQLILKRRQRGADMLTIPGIIAALSSAPRLKAVEVSDINLMEAILNYLPRLEILGIFKNRNAAFPINPSNKLTLTSNPRITSLHLSGVVISELPRMSHVKHIYLRWVKITHSHPFRDFAVPSLQSFVMSNCAGPSSTLKYVPLITGLAAARSLTRLELVRVPFLGGLIQHIVEDSWRVSGFSQLQTVMFGACKHAQEVDLGYLMITAAHCLEELSIQPSLTKDSLFAAIKMADVTFPVFETLHLGYVDPFPEAGKWNQDDLVMIHGLAEVSENPAMITDIGMKAIGQCFSFLRHLEIYNCPHLHFPMSWFTSGADSLSHLRHLHLRRCHAVRLQDFCHFIEHLPQLELLHLEFMFREPPKGCARVGLSAGTGLGVSSALVQNNGNDAGNLDGGNHNNDDGDLNQDDNNNNADAGAMAANGGDINNNEPPNENPDNIEPHIDIDDDPLDEDDEFDDFSDNGDDLDFDGLSGDEENIDMANHIGDDIRILSVVANEGTGNRSHEEEDHPEPSKKASQSKVKPPEKDDSRPGSSKEDVNNPQPSTSRVYCGGMPSGSCMKREVNIVPSVDSRSTCQLVDIDIGNGSDTDTESPTDGKIKVKVECNSTIELRAKDDALITEPKFVSSSSLSGAQRDPGEACPSTSQVSRTMCAASQGTKASSSATSPCVQGSRANSKHSSATGEEVKMTISSTSASVQEVKATTSATSGSVEGIQANTSATSAHAQRIKETASATSASVFKDRKSQCVKSEKQCSVVSSNSAGSVHAADKHTTEAKGTDEHICSAAKKKKKSCSRNKNEHIDERSDKSHSECRDKCECADHVFCCSKSESPAEQDCYKTTEQQCSEDLHTELPYAPLTASTSSTAGRRTCSHLELSQPVASSSDVVKSSSANSQVDLKKPVSNLPKSVNRRPASCSVSDSATRRKKCSETKWKLSHLTHSELGKSSSSSQHEPTGDTTESSSDESSVDNAEIVRKKKQPVDNKKTSSQSSYPEPSTSQNSWDKASLESEPDNRTVDEFLDDIAKDYHNDLSASKIAGDDNMYLFTPEEVEAMDFGKDNPGEEDQDDETKCYNMRPRKRGKSLTGKKKGLVKKRRKLDSIVKANPNMHDKCCQAVSDEIRETTKRAKEQEEARQAPASAPSSKGGSCCGKRTLKNRSVVHESESSSRNETQRLKLGQRRKTNMCDKATSTSDPVIEDDHIQVLSLRSKSLLCVTLHMVGVTDVIIDECPNLKLLRGSACRVLKKVTVGGAPKLSKVSFAQCRKIDEMHLVNEVCDQISMTNRVIFLRPMRQFDMFAFENMLFCQPDIDYHLCVIYDYSPDPTHTMYNHARVATWLDLFSGTNMELLRFMDFEQAKNFPVDDDDEEKKCYRNAYILHGYNDNGSKWTLSTDIPWLDHLSQCPDVDSPDLHPDDFKEGIYCPRRKGHHVMTDCLMDLQDVISEMRHKSVSLYCYSVIVYVNMCDVTGTPTPDMYL, from the exons ATGACATCATTCAAGATGGCCATGGAGTACACATGTAACAGTAGTAATCTTATTGAAAAGCATGAAAAAATGACTTTGTCAGATTTGTTAAATTGCTTCAGTGAAATGAGACAAAGAGATGAAATAGCGGCTGAAATGGAAAGAGAGAAGAGTCAAGCTTTCCCCAGTAGTTCTGATTTCTTTAATCATCTGTCCCTGGAGATCATATGTCATGTACTGAATTACCTGCCTTTGCGAGATGTGTTGAAAATGGAACAACAGTGCAAGAAGATTCAGAAGGCTGTTTCAATGCATCTCAAAGTTAGGAAGTCAATTGATTTCACGGAAGGGGAAATATATGGGTGGATTCCTGCAAGTCTGAATGATTCCATGCTGGCCAAGCTGATATCAAGATGTGTGGAACTTGTGTCCATATATGGTTTTCACTCTCAGCTGATTCTTAAAAGAAGACAACGAGGTGCTGACATGTTGACTATTCCAGGAATTATTGCAGCTTTGTCATCAGCACCAAGACTGAAAGCTGTTGAAGTGTCTGATATCAATCTCATGGAGGCTATCTTGAATTATCTTCCACGCTTAGAAATCCTGGGAATATTCAAAAACAGAAATGCTGCTTTTCCAATCAATCCATCTAATAAACTTACACTGACATCTAACCCAAGGATCACGTCCCTTCATTTGTCAGGAGTGGTGATTTCAGAACTACCTCGTATGAGTcatgtgaaacatatttatctCCGATGGGTCAAAATAACACATTCACATCCATTCCGCGACTTCGCAGTTCCTAGCCTGCAGAGTTTTGTGATGTCAAACTGTGCAGGCCCTTCCAGTACATTGAAGTATGTGCCTCTGATAACAGGCCTGGCAGCAGCAAGGTCTCTCACTCGGCTAGAGTTAGTCAGAGTTCCATTTCTAG GAGGTCTCATACAACACATCGTGGAGGACAGCTGGCGAGTCAGTGGCTTCTCACAACTACAGACGGTCATGTTTGGAGCTTGCAAACATGCACAGGAAGTTGACCTTGGTTACCTCATGATCACTGCTGCTCATTG CTTAGAGGAGCTGAGTATCCAACCCTCCCTCACAAAGGACAGTTTGTTTGCTGCCATCAAGATGGCTGATGTCACATTCCCAGTCTTTGAGACTCTACATCTGGGTTATGTGGACCCCTTCCCAGAGGCAG GCAAGTGGAACCAGGACgacctggtgatgatccacggCTTGGCTGAGGTTTCTGAGAACCCCGCAATGATCACTGACATTGGGATGAAGGCTATCGGACAGTGCTTCTCTTTCCTACGCCACCTGGAGATCTACAACTGCCCACACCTCCATTTCCCAATGTCATGGTTCACTTCTG GTGCAGACAGTTTGAGTCACCTGCGACATCTTCATCTCCGCCGCTGTCATGCTGTCCGACTCCAAGACTTCTGCCACTTCATTGAACACCTGCCTCAACTTGAGCTCCTGCACTTAGAGTTCATGTTCAGGGAGCCACCTAAAGGATGTGCGAG AGTGGGCCTGAGTGCTGGTACTGGGTTAGGTGTATCCTCTGCTCTTGTCCAAAACAACGGCAATGACGCTGGTAACCTCGATGGTGGAAATCACAACAATGATGATGGGGACCTGAATCAGgatgataacaataacaatGCAGATGCAGGGGCCATGGCCGCTAATGGAGGGGACATTAACAACAATGAACCACCCAATGAAAATCCAGATAACATTGAACCCCACATTGACATAGACGACGATCCATTAGATGAGGACGATGAATTTGATGATTTTTCTGATAATGGAGATGATCTAGATTTTGATGGATTGAGTGGTGATGAAGAAAATATTGATATGGCCAATCACATTGGTGATGACATTCGAATATTATCAGTGGTAGCCAATGAGGGAACGGGTAACAGATCCCATGAGGAAGAGGACCACCCAGAGCCCAGCAAGAAAGCTAGTCAGTCAAAAGTCAAGCCACCTGAAAAGGATGACAGCAGGCCAGGATCAAGCAAAGAAGATGTGAACAACCCACAGCCCAGTACAAGTCGAGTATATTGTGGTGGGATGCCTTCAGGAAGCTGTATGAAGAGAGAAGTAAATATTGTCCCATCTGTTGATTCCAGGTCAACTTGCCAGCTTGTTGATATTGACATCGGTAATGGCAgtgatacagacacagaaaGTCCAACAGATGGCAAGATCAAGGTGAAAGTTGAGTGTAACAGCACCATTGAACTACGCGCCAAGGATGATGCTCTGATTACTGAACCAAAGTTTGTGTCGTCATCTTCTTTGTCTGGAGCCCAGAGAGACCCAGGTGAGGCATGTCCGAGTACATCACAAGTGTCACGTACAATGTGTGCTGCTTCACAGGGAACTAAAGCATCTTCCAGTGCCACATCACCATGTGTACAAGGATCCAGGGCAAATTCAAAACACTCATCTGCCACTGGTGAGGAAGTCAAGATGACCATCAGTTCCACATCTGCAAGTGTACAAGAAGTCAAGGCAACAACCAGTGCCACATCTGGTAGTGTTGAAGGAATCCAGGCAAACACCAGTGCCACATCTGCTCATGCTCAAAGAATCAAGGAAACCGCCAGCGCCACATCTGCTAGTGTTTTCAAAGACAGAAAGAGTCAATGTGTAAAAAGTGAAAAGCAGTGTAGTGTTGTTTCAAGTAACTCTGCAGGGAGTGTTCATGCTGCTGACAAACACACAACTGAAGCAAAAGGAACAGATGAACACATTTGTAGTGCAGctaaaaagaagaagaaatccTGTTCAAGGAACAAGAATGAACATATTGATGAAAGAAGTGACAAGTCACATTCAGAATGCAGGGACAAATGTGAATGTGCTGATCATGTTTTTTGTTGCTCAAAGTCGGAGAGTCCCGCAGAGCAAGATTGTTATAAGACAACTGAACAGCAGTGTTCAGAGGACCTCCATACAGAACTGCCTTATGCTCCACTCACTGCTTCAACCTCCAGTACTGCAGGCAGGAGGACCTGTAGCCATCTTGAATTATCTCAACCTGTAGCCTCTTCATCTGACGTAGTGAAATCATCGTCAGCAAATTCACAAGTTGATCTCAAGAAACCTGTTTCAAACTTACCCAAGTCAGTGAATCGAAGACCTGCCTCGTGTTCCGTATCTGACTCTGCTACAAGAAGGAAAAAGTGTTCAGAGACAAAATGGAAGTTGTCACATTTGACACATAGTGAGCTTGGTAAATCTAGTTCCTCCAGTCAACATGAACCGACAGGTGATACAACAGAGAGTTCTAGTGACGAGAGTTCAGTGGATAATGCTGAAATAGTTCGAAAGAAAAAGCAGCCAGTTGATAACAAGAAGACAAGTTCACAAAGCAGTTACCCTGAACCCAGTACATCCCAAAACTCATGGGACAAAGCTTCGTTAGAAAGTGAACCCGACAATCGTACAGTAGATGAGTTTTTAGATGACATTGCTAAAGACTATCACAATGACTTGTCTGCCTCCAAAATagcaggtgatgacaacatGTATCTATTTACTCCAGAGGAGGTAGAGGCAATGGACTTTGGGAAGGATAATCCTGGCGAAGAAGATCAGGATGATGAAACAAAGTGTTACAACATGAGGCCAAGGAAACGAGGGAAGAGTCTGACCGGAAAGAAGAAAGGGCTTGTGAAAAAACGTAGGAAGCTTGACAGTATTGTGAAGGCAAATCCAAACATGCACGATAAATGCTGTCAGGCTGTCAGTGATGAAATACGTGAAACAACAAAGCGTGCTAAAGAACAGGAGGAGGCTCGGCAAGCACCTGCTTCAGCTCCTAGTTCGAAGGGAGGCAGCTGCTGTGGAAAAAGGACATTGAAAAATAGATCAGTTGTGCATGAAAGTGAATCCAGTTCCAGAAATGAGACACAAAGGTTAAAACTAGGACAGAGGAGGAAAACAAACATGTGTGATAAGGCTACCAGCACCAGTGACCCTGTCATAGAGGATGACCATATTCAG GTGCTGTCTCTGAGGTCCAAGAGTCTGCTATGTGTCACCCTTCATATGGTCGGGGTGACAGATGTCATCATTGATGAGTGTCCAAACCTCAAGCTACTCCGAG GAAGTGCTTGTCGTGTGCTGAAGAAAGTGACAGTAGGCGGTGCCCCCAAGTTGTCGAAGGTGTCATTTGCCCAGTGCCGGAAGATTGATGAGATGCACCTTGTCAATGAAGTCTGTGATCAGATCAGCATGACCAACAGAGTGATTTTCCTTCGGCCCATGAGACAG TTTGACATGTTTGCCTTTGAGAACATGCTTTTCTGTCAACCTGACATCGACTACCACTTATGTGTCATCTATGACTACAGCCCTGATCCCACCCACACTATGTACAACCACGCCCGCGTGGCCACATGGCTCGACCTGTTTAGTGGCACCAACAT GGAGCTGTTGCGTTTTATGGATTTTGAACAAGCCAAGAACTTCCCAGTGGATGATGACGATGAAGAGAAGAAATGCTACAGAAATGCCTACATCTTGCATG GCTACAACGACAATGGCAGCAAGTGGACGCTGTCAACAGACATCCCCTGGCTTGATCACCTGAGTCAGTGTCCGGACGTCGACAGCCCCGACCTTCATCCTGACGATTTTAAAG AGGGAATCTACTGCCCCCGGCGGAAGGGCCACCATGTGATGACAGATTGCCTCATGGATCTACAGGACGTTATCTCCGAGATGAGACACAAGAGTGTCAGTCTCTATTGCTACTCTGTCATTGTTTATGTTAACATGTGTGACGTCACGGGAACACCAACACCTGATATGTACTTGTAA